In the genome of Impatiens glandulifera chromosome 6, dImpGla2.1, whole genome shotgun sequence, the window AAATGTGAATATTAACCctaaggtcctgggttcgagtcATTTGCGGACTACGTACTTAATCCGTTGCCATAactagaaataattttattttaaaaaaataaaataccacACTATACATAGTCaaataatattactattattttttcggcaaaaaaaatatcactattatttttctttaaagttGGAATATATAGATTCATTCACAatagaaaacaattttaatCAGTCCAACCTTTTTTATCTGGATGGTTCCATTATCacattttgtaatataatataatatatttaacccttttttattttacaaatctcTGTTGATCATGATCAACAggaattgaaatatatatataacattaacatatttgatttaaaattcaTGATCAAAGCAGTAAGTATTTAATCCATTCTATTTCAAACACTACAACATATAAGAGAGCATTACATtagttgacaaaaaaaaaaaaattgcttctacttaaaaaaaaaatctccttTTCTCATCCCACCTAGATGAGAAAACAAACTCATATAAATTTAACATACAAAACCACCAAAATTACAAGGCTCAAACTCTAAAACTCTGCAAGGCATACACTTGAAAATTGAACAAAACGAAATCGAAAACTTTAGATCTCGGAGGTTTTAGCATCCATTTTCaaatcattcaaatgagtaaaaaatgaaattaatatacAGCAAAAGCCATTAAGTTGTGGTTGATTTAGGCTGTGATAATTTGTGATCTCTAATTCCGAGTTCAATAGATGGTTCTTTCGATGAAGAAAATGCGCCAGGAGGGATATTCATGCCCGCAAATCCCACCATTACAGCCACAGCCCCAACTATGTCCATGGTTTTAGGGGCATTGCCCGTGGCTGTATCAACAATTGCAGCCATTGGCACTTGAATCGTGAGCCCCGCTGTTGCAACTGTCGGGTTCGTTAGAAGGACAGATTTCGCCCAGAGATAATCACTCAACACGTTGTCTATCAACCCTACATAAGAAAGAAAACCAAAAACAATTCAAGAGAATGATTTATGATGTTTTGTTATCAACAATTTTCATGTTAATCTTGATCATTGTTATCTATAGGcctaagaaataaaataaaaagcaaaCCAAGAGAATGAATTTGGTTGTTTTGTTATATAGATTCAGATTTAGATCCATACCCAAATTCAGAAATTGTTTCAAAATGACTTATATAAAGgtctagaaaaaaaattaagccaAAGGAATCAACAGAAGTTAGATCATGATCCATACAAATTCACTTTTGGTGAATTTTTCAATATTGCAAACATGTAAGAAAAACAAAACCATATCTACTCACCATTGCCAACAATTAAGCCGATTTGTTTCCAAGTAAGCATGTTATAAGACTCTAGCTTGGTGATCTCAAGTATAAGTGCAACAGGAAAGAAGAGCAGAATGTTGAACAATCCAAGATACCCAAGAAACTGTCCCATACTTGCTTGACAATTTTTCCCATCATCATCAGGCAACTTAACACGAATAAGAGCAATGTAAACAGCATAGATAGCCGATGAAATAATAGCAAGTGTATCTCCAACAGCTGGATTGGATGCAATTGGACTTTGTCCAGCTTCAGTATCGCCCAAACTAACAATTACAGTTCCTCCCATACAAAGAAGAACACTGAAAAACTTCAGCCAAGTGAATTTCTCACCCAAGAATGAAAGAGATACCAGAAATGTGAACAAGCTCGAAGAACTGCTTAAAATGGTATTAGACTGCACAAGCAAAAAACAAAACCAACCAAATCAATAAAAACCAAAAAGGAAAAAACAGAGAGTTAAGAATCAAGGGCTTACTGTAACTGTTGTGTATTGAAGGGATAGATTGAATGTGAGTTGAGCTAAAAACCAAAATGGGCATATCACTAAGCTAGCCTTAGCAACTCTAATCCTTGTCCATCTCCCTTTTGAATCCAATCCTTTATCAATTCCACATTTGCTCAAATCAATATCACCACCATTACCCAATTCAGTACTTTGCTTTACTTTCTCTTGTACAAAAGGTCTTCTGGGATTTAGATCATCATCTTCAAGATCATTACCATTCCCTTGAAGAAGAATAACAGCCTCTGGTTCAGCTGTTTGAGAACGAACTTCTTTCCTTTTACGCCAAAAGAATACACTTCCATAAACATCCTCCAAATACCGTGCCATTTCAACCAAAGGAATGTAAATAACAAACAATGAATTCCCCATATATGTAAGGAGAAAAGGCGAAACACCCCCATCAACAACCGCTTGAATCACAAAACTCGCAGCAATCCAGATTGCCGCAACTACAAATAAATATACTAAACCTAATGTCCATCTCCAGGATTGATTGTTCATATCTCCTTAACGTAAAAATAGAACAATAATTGTATGATTTCTTACGCATAACAACCAATGTAATTCAATTGTTCTGTATGATATGATATTGATTTCTGCTCCCATCTAAGGAAGTACGATCAACtggaatgaatgaatgaatgaatgaataccCAATGAGAAAACTTACGCGGATGGGTATTGAAGGCGTTGTTAAGTTGTAGATGATGATCTTAAAAGAGAAAATCTGTGCGTGAGATAAATCAAAGAGGAAGAAGGCATTCCGATTCTTATTCGAATTCCTTAACACGTTTCGAAATTCGAATCCAGAGTTGGATTATTGAAATTATGAAAAGCTGTAATCTTTAGCCATCAAACGGGAGAgatagagaaagaaagaaaaggacGGCCTTCTCATTATTTTCATTTGCATCATTCTCGGAGGGAAGCTGTTGGTGCTCCGTGCCATACTTCCAAATTGTCTATATTACcctttttataacaaaattttcaaataatccacatTTTTagctaaataaatttatattgtttttttttaattattttagtatcGGGATGTGTCTCGTTTTTTTTTccaaactcaaatttgagttcGTGTTATATTTTGTTCGATTTGATATCTTGTTTAGTTGGATCATATTTTTTATCCCGGATTTTTATAATctgaataatattttcaacgGTATGTGGGTCGTTTGCTGTTCACACTCCTTTGTCTTTGTGATCATTTATCGATTGTCTTTGTGATCATTTATAGAGAATGTGTTTGTCcccttctttatttattttatacagaattaattatcattattttaaataaagagttacatatgaaatattaatttataaataatatataatagattaaaacaattaaatgataaattttaaaaaaaaaattattggagAATCTAAATACGAACTTGTTTTAGGTTCTTAATAATGACTAAAGAAATAGAGCAAACTGAATAAACCAATCATATAGTGTTACGACAATCTCTTAAATATTATGAGtgacaataaaatttattattatcgtAAGTCAAccctaaaaaaatgttttgttaAGTATTAACTCACCCATCAAAATAATGAaacattcatataaattaagGGAATATACATGTAAAAAgtcttcaaataaaatttttgttttaataacattttattgaaCAAAAGAGAAATAGTTCTAAATTTATCAACTTCATCTTATTTTCTAAGATTTTCTGATAAGAACTACATCGACAACTTCATCTCATTTCTCATTTAACTAGATGGATTCGttgaagatttttaaaatttgtgtaCTGATTATACCATCCGAATTTTTAATGATCATATTTGTCCTCCCTctcttataaattaaatagatgAAAATGATGGactaaaattgttttttatttgtttaataaatttaaatagattggactctttcttttttttcttaccAATAttgtcattattatttttttgggtcactattttttattatataataggtaaataattatttataatagattTTCGGTAAAATAATATtcgataaaattataacatcgataaagtaataaattcTTACCGTCCTGACTCGAGCCgaataactaaattaataatttcgataaatttattatgtaatacattttttaacGCATATAAGTCCCAACCgatatataaagtaataatatactattttttttaataattcagaaTGCTTTAGTGAAATATAAGTTCATTGTTGTCtgttttgtatgaaaatttatattcatttgaATCTCATCCTCACTTTTTGCAAAGTTTTATGAAGTTGTGAAGTATTTCTATCAATTTGTAAGAGAAAATCACTAAGTTTCATTGTTGCTCTAATTGTTTCTTTGCGAGAAACAGGATTCAAAACACGACTATCATCCTCAAAACCCTCTAAAATAGAACGACAAAATTTGCGATGATAATGCATCATAAATACTCTTATAATTCCTGCATCACATGACTAAATTTTTGGCatcaggttttgttaaatcaGCTGATAGATATTCCAATGTCCGCTTAATTGTATTCGATATTGTTGCTTGACTAATTTTGatgttaaaattttcaaaatctcatttttgtAGCTCTTTTTGAGACAAAGTTGGATTCTCACTTTTATACTCGCACATTGCTTTACGCATTTCACATGTCATGGTTGTATGCTTCACCCCTTTGAGATGGGAAGCCATTAGCGATTAATACAACAATAAAGAAAATAGTAGTATAAGATTGAttagagaagaaaaaaagaaagaagatagaAGAGTATTATTATAAGATTGTGTACTGTATGTATGTActcaaaaatgaatattttgagatgaaaataatcttaatattatataatttacggtacatattaaatgactttcagaataaaaaatgttttacaattgattatattttaacaatttatacAATAAATGAACTCCATTAtatagaatttaaattttaaaattcaataaaattatattttattattatataggtaaaataataaatttattattttatcaattaaataatatttccataatataatattttttagttggcccaacattattattttattttatagggAGTTTACTTTATTaccaatataatttttttcattgttattttaattcataaaaaagaaatattataaaattttaatatcatgtttttcattaaaattttacttttttaaaaattatcataatatttaacatttaaatttcaatttaactgttttgatttttaaatattatttattattatttataaattaattttattttaatgaatgagAATTAAcctcttgtattttttttctttcaaaattataatagtaacataatattgatcaaatttaattttgaaatttgtgtttgatagtaaaataacataaataattgaaagaaattgaaattctagtttaatgttttattattattcttttttatgtccttttgtaataataataaagtccATAGCATATACTTAGGTCGTGTTCGTTcgtttcaaattatttaaataacttagagtgagaaaataatgattatgagtaatgattttaaaaaaatgatgatgtttttttggtaaaaagacctAAAaggtattcatatatataaataaaataaataataataatttaaaatagagggtattttagtattttggttaatgaattaattgatttgatgGATAAAAGGAAAAGTGACgtgataattgattttgttAGGTGATTTGAAAAACCTAAATGAGAACAAACTCTCATAGGAGCTccttgaaataaaaataaataaaaaataaataaaaatcatgggACAAGGTCAAGGTTGTTGACCTAATCCtgagaattaatattttaagcaATTCAAGACAGCAACCCATCTTTCCCTTTTCAGTTAACTTTTAGATTCATGTCTCATAAAATTATTCATAACTTAGCTTCATCATTCCCTTTATTACATCTACATTACTTCCTGAATCAAACTAGCcatagattaaatattatacaattactcccttaggtcttgtttgaataaaaccagatttttattccaaaacttaactataataatttttatctaattaattattttattaatttaaatatcaaaattaatgtatacttaaatattttattttatattaataaaatttaatattaatatatatatatatataaatatttataatatttgttttattacattaaaaaaattattttaatataaattaaattataaaattatttcattttaaaaaattatatttaatatattcaaccaaattaaaacacaatataaatataattataacctaccatattatataatataacatttaaattttaaataattcaaataaataaataaatattagaaaataaagttaaatatatttaataaataataataattaatttataaacatatctcatttaaattagtattcatttctatattaataaaatttaatattaatctaggtatagttttttaatatttattttattatattttaaaatttattgtaatataaatttaattatttcatttaaaattacaaataatatatataggggtatatgagataataaaaattaaaaggtgtattttttttttaatttcaacaaacatggTTATTAAGATAAAGATATATTtactcttaaaaatatattcaattaaacCAAATAAGCATGGATCTGTAgggatttgaatttttttaaaataaattgaattattaaaatttaaggaTTAATAagtagatatattttttttcaaaacttaaaatacattaatatataattataaaataaaatatatatatataatattttatttaataaacgaGTGATTTATTGAATATGAgagaaatgatatttaattgggttttgattatttttcttttgttttttaatctaatttgtaaggtataataaattctaccttctaaataaaataagagatatataattaaataaataatattttgatgtataaaaaatgatgaaatatataaattcaaaaggGAAAAAAAGGTTGAGTATTGAATAAAAATCTCAATAACAAAGCTCCACAATAATAGAAATGTAACATCAATATCTTCAAATTTGGAATAATACCAACCCAAAGCATTATTATTCATGTAAGttatttaaagttataattaaaaaaaaaatacataataaaaaatatttttgtcaagaaaataataataatttgaatgataagAAATTATTGATTACACATAATACAATACCCTAAggttttatcataattttcattttatcaaaattttcaattaatttttgagaTCTAACCATGAATGAAACTAgcccaccaccaccaccaacaACAACACAACTATAACTTAAAATCATTGATCATATAATAATACCAACCAAACAacagggtttttttgaaaatcagaatTCAAACATATgaactaatataataatcaagcaaacatacatatatatatatacccaatAATTGTGTGGTAATTTAAGTTCCATCAGAAGGTAATGCAGCCATGAAAGAGTTATATGAAGATTCAAGATCAAAATGAAGCTGTCTAGCTTGTTGCTCTGTAAGTTCATCAGAAGCACCCATCTTCGAAAGTCTCCCAATCCATTCAATCATCTTCACTTTCCCCTCAAAATCAGAACCCAAAATGTTAAGTTTATTAAGTGAACCCAAAAGATCAATCAACAAAGGATGAACTTGATCAACAGCAATCATATTCAATTTCAATGAATCCATAGCAGTAATAAAATTCTGAACACATTCAGCCACAACAGATGCAGAAGTTAATCCAGACATAGCAGCAACAACAACCCTATGTTCAACAGTAGCCGGTATACCAGAAATCAATAACCGGTTTAAAGCAGCAGGACAATCCATCTTATAAGTATCATGAAACCTTTCAATACTAGGTATAATGTTCTTCAATGTTGAACCTAGGGTTTTGAATTGTGCAATTAGTTTTTGACATTCAATTTCATACTCTGATGAAGAGATTACATCACGAACGTAGGCTTTTTCAAGTTTCTCCGTAGCTTTCATTATTGAGAATAAATCAGCGAAGTTTTCATACATATCTCTTTCACGTTTGTCGTTCCATAGCTTAACATCTTCCATTAAAGATATGTTTTTTCTTATGTAACAGTTTAGGGTTTCATAATGGAGAAGAGAATGGGACACGCGCAAAACTGTAATCAAGAATCAATAATCAAGAATCAATATTAACATGAAATACAACAATGGGTAATCAAAATCAAGCTTGAAATGAACAGATCGAAGAATCATAATTGTACCTCAAGAGAGCGGTGACTTTTGATCGAGAATCCTTTGAAATTTCTTTCTATGATCTTTGtcaaatgtgtatatatatttatatatattatatatatgacagAGATAGAGAGAGTACgggaaataatataaaaatgaataaacgaTTACGTATGTATAGCAATTACACAGAAGAAATGCGTGTGtttgtgtgtgagagagaaagaagtgTGTGTGTTTGTtagtgtgtgagagagaaagaagtgAGAACAGAGGATACCGTGTGGGTTTTGTCCGCATTGCTTTTACGAGTGTACGACCGCGTCTACggtttatgttagtttacgaaAATAACCTTCTGTTGTACCAAAACAGCTTATATGAACCG includes:
- the LOC124942387 gene encoding thiamine-repressible mitochondrial transport protein THI74-like, translating into MNNQSWRWTLGLVYLFVVAAIWIAASFVIQAVVDGGVSPFLLTYMGNSLFVIYIPLVEMARYLEDVYGSVFFWRKRKEVRSQTAEPEAVILLQGNGNDLEDDDLNPRRPFVQEKVKQSTELGNGGDIDLSKCGIDKGLDSKGRWTRIRVAKASLVICPFWFLAQLTFNLSLQYTTVTSNTILSSSSSLFTFLVSLSFLGEKFTWLKFFSVLLCMGGTVIVSLGDTEAGQSPIASNPAVGDTLAIISSAIYAVYIALIRVKLPDDDGKNCQASMGQFLGYLGLFNILLFFPVALILEITKLESYNMLTWKQIGLIVGNGLIDNVLSDYLWAKSVLLTNPTVATAGLTIQVPMAAIVDTATGNAPKTMDIVGAVAVMVGFAGMNIPPGAFSSSKEPSIELGIRDHKLSQPKSTTT
- the LOC124942435 gene encoding vacuolar protein sorting-associated protein 28 homolog 2-like, whose protein sequence is MEDVKLWNDKRERDMYENFADLFSIMKATEKLEKAYVRDVISSSEYEIECQKLIAQFKTLGSTLKNIIPSIERFHDTYKMDCPAALNRLLISGIPATVEHRVVVAAMSGLTSASVVAECVQNFITAMDSLKLNMIAVDQVHPLLIDLLGSLNKLNILGSDFEGKVKMIEWIGRLSKMGASDELTEQQARQLHFDLESSYNSFMAALPSDGT